The segment GGAGATCCTCGATGCGTGCGCGGCGGGGCATACCTTCTACTGCGCCCACTACGCCATCGTGTTCTGCGCCGCCGCCACCGCCCTGGGGTGGGTGGCTCGCCCGATCAGCGTGCGGCAAGCCGAGGAGAACTACCGCCTCAGCAACCACAACATCGTCGAGGTGTGGTCGAGGGAGCGGCAGCGGTGGCTCTGCTTCGAGCCGACCTACGGCGGCTGCGTGGCGATCGGGGGGGAGCCGGTGAGCGCCTATGAGGCGGCGCGCCAGTGGTTCACCCGGGAGGCCGAAGGGCTCCAGGTGATCCTGGGGCCGCGGCGGCAGGTTGTCACCAAGGCCGACTTCCCGTTCCGTCTGCGAAAGTACCCGAACTATGGCTGGACTCAGATTGACGAGCGCAGCTTCACCTGCTACGCCTGCCTGGCCTGGGTGCCCACGAATCGCCTCTTCGGCCAGCACGCGGGCAAGAGCATCGAGAACTGGGACCATTGGCCGGGCCTCACCGTCTACTTCGGCGCCGAACGCCGATGGTGTGAGGACCCCCGCGAACTGCCGCCCTACTACTCGGAGGCCGAACGGCATGGAAGCGCATGACCTCTGGCGTGGAATGTGGACGCTGCTGTGTTGGGCCGCCCTGGCGGGCGGCGGAGCGCTGGGCGGGGAGATGCCGCCGCCGGCCGAGCCGATCCCCGCGAAGATCGAGATCGCCGAAGGCCCCTTCCAGCCGACGATGGAGTCGCTGACGAAGTACCAGTGCCCCGAGTGGTTCCGCGACGCCAAGTTCGGCATCTGGGCCCACTGGGGGCCGCAGGCCGTGCCGATGGCCGGCGACTGGTATGCCAAGCACATGTACGTGCAGGGCCACCGCCAGTACGAGCACCACCTTCAGAACTACGGCCACCCCTCCGAGCACGGCTACACGGAGATCATCGGGCTGTGGAAGGCGGAGAAGTGGGACCCCGACCGCCTGATGGCGCTCTACAAGCGGGCCGGCGCGCGCTACTTCGTCAGCATGGCCTGCCACCACGACAACTTCGACCTGTGGAGGTCCCGATACCACCGGTGGAACGCCGTCAACCTGGGGCCGAAGCGCGACGTGGTGGGCGACTGGCAGAAGGCGGCCGCCAAGCTGGGCCTTCGCTTCGGCGTCTCTGAGCACATGGGCGCCAGCTTCACCTGGTGGCAGCCCAGCCACGGCGCCGACAAGACCGGCCCGAAGGCCGGGGTGCCCTACGACGGCGCCGACCCCAAGCTCGCCGACCTCTATCATCCCGCCGCCGCGCCCGGCGACACGGGCTGGTACAGCAAGAACCCCGACTGGCAGCGCGAGTGGTTCGCGCGCGTGCGGGACCTTGTGGACAGCTACCGGCCCGACCTGCTCTACACGGACGGCGGCGTGCCCTTCGGCAACGAGGTGGGCCTGAGCCTGATCGCCCACTTCTACAATGCCGACCTGAAGCACCGCGGCGGCCGCCTCGAGGCGGTCTACACCTGCAAGCAGCGCTCCGAGGGCAGATGGGTCGAGGACCTCGAACGCGGCGTCATGCCCAAGATCAACCCCCACCCCTGGCAGACCGACACCTCGATCGGCGACTGGTACTACAACAAGAACTGGAAGTTCCGCCCCACGAGCTGGGTCGTCCACATGCTCGTGGACATCGTGAGCAAGAACGGCAACCTCCTGCTCAACGTCGTCCAGCGGCCCGATGGGTCGCTGGACCCCGAGGCCGAGCAGTCGCTCGAGCAGATCGCCGCCTGGATCGCCATCAACGGCGAGGCCATCTACGGCACGCGGCCCTGGCTCGTCTACGGCGAGGGCGCCGTGAAGGCCAAGGGCGGCCACTTCGGCGAGGACTTCGCCTACTCTGCGAAGGACATCCGCTTCACGACCAAGGGCGAGACGCTCTACGCCATCGCCCTCGGCTGGCCAGCCGACCGGCAGCTCGCCATCCGCTCGCTCGCCCGGCCCGAGGGCGAGAACGCCAACGCCATCACCAGCATCAGCCTTCTCGGCTCCAACGCCCAGTTGCCGTGGAAGCAAACGCCCGAAGCGCTCGTGGTGACGCTGCCCGCCGAGAAGCCGTGCGACTTCGCCGTCACCCTCAAGATCGCCGGCGGCAACCTCAAGGCAATCGAGATCCCCGTGGTCATCGAGCCGGTCCGCCCCGACGCCCAGGGCAACTTCGCCCTCCTGGCCGAGGCCGCCGAACTGCACGGCGACCAGATCAAGACCGAGGCGCAGGGCGGCCAGCCCAACATCGGCTTCTGGGACAGGTCCGACGAGTGGGCCTCCTGGAAGGTGAAGCTCGACAAGCCCGGCACGTTCCGCGTTCGAGCCTCCGTCGCCACGATCCACGCCGACGCCGAGTTCGTCCTCGAGGCCGCCGGCCAACAGCTCGTCGGCAAGCCCCCACGCACGGGGAACTGGGCCGAGTTCCGCGACTCCGACCTCGGCCAGCTCGAGCTCAAGCAGCCGGGTGACTGCACGATCAGCGTCAAGGCCCGCGACGCGAAGTCCTGGAAGGCCATCAACCTGCGCTCCGTCTCTCTCGTGCGCGCGCAGTAACACGGCGAAGGGGGGATTGCCCATGTCCAAGCTGACGCCTGTCCTCGCGTTGATGATGGTTGGCCTGTGGGGCATCGTTCGGGGCCAGGAGGCCAGAACGTTGACCTTCGACGGCGACGACGCCCTCGCCGGCTGGACCGTGACCGGCGATGTGACAGTGGACGCCACCAAGGGCCGCGACGGCAAGGGCGGCGCGCTCAAGGTCGGCCCGGGCGGCGTGGCCATGCTCAAACTTCGCGACACCGACGGAGCCGGCAAGGTCGAGCTGTGGGCCTACGACGACGGCAGCAAGCCCGAGAACCCCAAGGCCCACCGCGTCGGGCCGCGATGGGGCGTCGTCCAGGGCGACGGCAGGCTCCTCGCCGTAGGCATCCTCTACGCCAACTACCTGGGCGGCAGCGAAGGCTACACTGCCACAGCCTGCGACGGCAAGGACTGGTTCGACCAGCTTCTGTGGCTCGGCGTCAACCGCGCACCCGCCGGCTGGCACAAGTGGACCATCGAGTTCGACGCCGAGGCGGGCATTGCGTTCAGCCACAACGACAAGGACATCAACCGCACACTCGACGCGGGCAAGGCCAGGCTGAACGGCTTCCGCGCCATCGCCCTCTGGGGCGACAGCGGCAAGGGCAACGAGCAGACCATCTGGGTGGACGACATCGCCGTGACCCTCGGCGGCCCGGTCAAGTCCATCCCCATCACCGAAGCCAACCCCTACGATGAGAAGACCATCGCCGCCGACCCAAGCCTTCGGCGCACCATGCCCATCTACACCAAGGCGAACCCCCCCGCGACCCCCAGGCTTGAGGACCTGCCGCTCAAGGAGAGCGTGTCGCAGTACGGCATCACGTGGACCTTCGACAAGCCCGCCCGCGTGGGGCAGTTCGTCAACGGCGACTGGTACGTGGTGGGGCCGGTGACGATTGCGGCCCTCGACCCGAGGCCGCTCTACGGCAGCGAGATTCCGAAGAACCAGCTCGACCACATGGACAAAGAGCGCCCCGAGGCCCAGCGGGTCCGCAACGGCTTCATGCTCAACCCGCCCGCCGCGATGAAGGTGGCCTACGACAGCGGCGTGCGGAACTGGTTCGACCCTTCGCTCCTCCGCAGGCTGCCCGTGGCCATGAAGCCCGGCGACTCGCTCGTCGCGACCATCAGCATGCCCAAGAACCTGGTGCTCCACGCCCCCCTGCGCAACAAGATTCAGCGCGGCGAGGGCGACAGCAGCCCCATTCGCACCGCCGCCGTGCTCACCTGCGTGGCCGAGCCGCAGCCGCCCGACGCCTTCCGCCCCGCCTTCTGCGACCGCACCGCAAGGGTCTACCTCGCCCGGAACCTCAAACGCGAACTGCTGCCCAACGCCGCCCCGACCCCGAGCGTGCCGAAGACGCTCGACCTCTTCATCCGCTTCACCCAACGGCCCTGGGTCGGCACCTGCTTCTTCGGCTTCGAGGAGCCCGTCGAGAACATGCCCCAATACGGAATGGAGTACGGCCGCGTCGCCGGCACGTGCGCGCTCCTCCTGTGCACCGCGTTCCCCCCCGACCAGAAGGAGCCGCTGCTCG is part of the Planctomycetota bacterium genome and harbors:
- a CDS encoding alpha-L-fucosidase, translating into MEAHDLWRGMWTLLCWAALAGGGALGGEMPPPAEPIPAKIEIAEGPFQPTMESLTKYQCPEWFRDAKFGIWAHWGPQAVPMAGDWYAKHMYVQGHRQYEHHLQNYGHPSEHGYTEIIGLWKAEKWDPDRLMALYKRAGARYFVSMACHHDNFDLWRSRYHRWNAVNLGPKRDVVGDWQKAAAKLGLRFGVSEHMGASFTWWQPSHGADKTGPKAGVPYDGADPKLADLYHPAAAPGDTGWYSKNPDWQREWFARVRDLVDSYRPDLLYTDGGVPFGNEVGLSLIAHFYNADLKHRGGRLEAVYTCKQRSEGRWVEDLERGVMPKINPHPWQTDTSIGDWYYNKNWKFRPTSWVVHMLVDIVSKNGNLLLNVVQRPDGSLDPEAEQSLEQIAAWIAINGEAIYGTRPWLVYGEGAVKAKGGHFGEDFAYSAKDIRFTTKGETLYAIALGWPADRQLAIRSLARPEGENANAITSISLLGSNAQLPWKQTPEALVVTLPAEKPCDFAVTLKIAGGNLKAIEIPVVIEPVRPDAQGNFALLAEAAELHGDQIKTEAQGGQPNIGFWDRSDEWASWKVKLDKPGTFRVRASVATIHADAEFVLEAAGQQLVGKPPRTGNWAEFRDSDLGQLELKQPGDCTISVKARDAKSWKAINLRSVSLVRAQ
- a CDS encoding transglutaminase domain-containing protein, whose product is MTPLHEQFVSRFEFEDPRGEGPTRLRREYKLDALMASGGELDKLLRLAEWSYGRFYLFGRPSVETENALEILDACAAGHTFYCAHYAIVFCAAATALGWVARPISVRQAEENYRLSNHNIVEVWSRERQRWLCFEPTYGGCVAIGGEPVSAYEAARQWFTREAEGLQVILGPRRQVVTKADFPFRLRKYPNYGWTQIDERSFTCYACLAWVPTNRLFGQHAGKSIENWDHWPGLTVYFGAERRWCEDPRELPPYYSEAERHGSA